A window of the Chlorocebus sabaeus isolate Y175 chromosome 8, mChlSab1.0.hap1, whole genome shotgun sequence genome harbors these coding sequences:
- the NPM2 gene encoding nucleoplasmin-2, with amino-acid sequence MNLSSASSTEEKAVTTVLWGCELSQERRTWTFRPQLEGKQSCRLLLHTICLGEKAEEEMHRVEILPPANQEDKKMQPVTIASLQASVLPMVTMVGVQLSPPVTFQLRAGSGPVFLCGQERYEASDLTWEEEEEEEGEEEEEEEEDDEDEDADISLEEESPVKQVKRLVPQKQMSVAKKKKLEKEQEEARASVRDKSPAKKAKATARPKKPGFKK; translated from the exons ATGAATCTCAGTAGCGCCAGCAGCACGGAGGAAAAGGCAGTGACGACCGTGCTCTGGG GCTGCGAACTCAGTCAGGAGAGGCGGACTTGGACCTTCAGACCCCAGCTGGAGGGGAAGCAGAGCTGCAGGCTGTTGCTTCATACG ATTTGCTTGGGAGAGAAAGCCGAAGAAGAGATGCATCGCGTGGAGATCCTGCCCCCAGCAAACCAGGAGGACAAGAAGATGCAGCCGGTCACCATTGCCTCGCTCCAGGCCTCAGTCCTCCCCATG GTCACCATGGTAGGAGTGCAGCTTTCTCCCCCAGTTACTTTCCAGCTCCGGGCTGGCTCAGGACCGGTGTTCCTCTGTGGCCAGGAACGTTATG AAGCATCAGACctaacctgggaggaggaggaggaggaagaaggggaggaggaggaagaagaggaggaagatgatgaggatgaggatgcaGATATATCTCTGGAGGAGGAAAGCCCTGTCAAACAAGTCAAAAGGCTGGTGCCCCAGAAGCAGATGAGCGTGGCTAAG aaaaaaaagctggaaaaagAACAAGAGGAAGCAAG AGCCAGCGTTAGAGACAAGAGCCCTGCGAAAAAG GCCAAAGCCACAGCCAGACCCAAGAAGCCAGGATTCAAGAAATGA